From one Lineus longissimus chromosome 3, tnLinLong1.2, whole genome shotgun sequence genomic stretch:
- the LOC135484722 gene encoding carboxypeptidase Q-like isoform X1 gives MIDDKMFFLLDCALCKSPIYVALFLLTSGCNCSPLLFRPHHLTSVVKEVQSNQETVDKIINLSLSGKAKSQSYNRLAEFTDTFGNRVAGSQNLENAIDYLLKNISEDGQENVHGEAVTVPKWVRGNEYAYLTSPRMYKMAILGLGSSIGTPAEGITAEAIVVNSFDELHQRAAEAKGKIVVYNEEYHGYGNTVNYRTLGAVEAAKVGGVASLIRSVTPFSINSPHTGHQDYSKDVRKIPTACITIEDAEMLARMQKRGTKIVIKFYMEAQNLPDAQSRNIVAEIVGSKYPEQVVLFGGHIDSWDVGQGAMDDGGGAFIAWQALSLIRQLGLRPKRTMRMVMFTGEEEGHFGGQAYFSAHKTDVNNYDLVMESDMGTFTPYGLTFDGSQKAKVIMQSVLDMLKRINATELKYVNNTGDNGDTGGWVNAGVPGVALLNRNENYFDFHHTNGDTITVQDPHMMDLCSAVWASVAYTVANLEEMLPRK, from the exons ATGATTGAtgataaaatgttttttctacTTGATTGTGCGCTTTGTAAGTCTCCGATTTATG TGGCACTGTTCCTCCTGACATCTGGATGCAACTGCAGTCCTCTCTTGTTCAGACCACATCATCTCACATCAGTCGTAAAAGAAGTTCAAAGCAATCAAG AAACAGTTGATAAGATCATTAACCTGAGCTTGAGTGGAAAAGCTAAGAGTCAATCCTACAACCGATTAGCAGAATTCACAGACACATTTGGAAATCGAGTAGCTGGATCACAAAACCTTGAAAATGCTATAG ACTACCTCCTGAAAAACATCAGTGAAGATGGTCAGGAAAATGTCCATGGTGAGGCTGTGACCGTCCCCAAATGGGTGAGAGGGAATGAGTATGCCTACCTGACCTCCCCGAGGATGTACAAGATGGCGATACTTGGCCTGGGAAGTAGCATTGGGACACCGGCAGAGGGTATTACAGCTGAAGCTATTGTAGTCAACTCATTTGATGAATTGCATCAGAGAGCAGCTGAG GCAAAAGGAAAGATTGTTGTGTACAATGAAGAGTACCATGGCTATGGAAATACTGTGAACTATAGAACTCTGGGCGCAGTGGAAGCTGCCAAGGTTGGAGGCGTGGCATCCCTCATCAGGAGTGTAACACCTTTTTCTATCAACAGTCCTCATACTGGCCACCAG GATTATTCTAAAGATGTGAGGAAGATTCCCACTGCCTGTATCACCATTGAGGATGCCGAGATGTTAGCAAGGATGCAAAAGAGAGGGACAAAAATTGTAATCAAGTTCTACATGGAAGCGCAGAACTTACCCGACGCTCAATCCAGGAACATCGTAGCAGAAATTGTTGGGTCTAAGTACCCAGAACAG GTGGTGCTATTTGGCGGCCACATAGACAGCTGGGATGTTGGTCAGGGGGCGATGGACGATGGAGGTGGTGCGTTCATTGCTTGGCAAGCCTTATCCCTCATCAGACAGCTGGGGCTCAGGCCGAAGAGAACCATGAGAATGGTCATGTTCACTGGGGAGGAGGAAGGACACTTTGGGGGACAGGCATATTTTAGTGCACATAAG acagatgtaaacaactATGATCTAGTTATGGAGTCTGACATGGGCACTTTTACACCTTATGGACTAACATTCGATG GTAGTCAAAAAGCCAAGGTCATTATGCAAAGTGTCCTGGATATGTTGAAGAGGATTAATGCCACGGAGTTGAAATATGTCAACAACACTGGGGACAATGGTGATACAGGAGGCTGGGTCAATGCTGGAGTTCCTGGTGTTGCTCTGTTGAATCGCAATGAAAATTACTTCGATTTTCATCATACTAATG GGGACACCATAACTGTCCAGGACCCGCACATGATGGATCTATGCTCTGCTGTCTGGGCATCTGTGGCTTACACAGTTGCCAACCTGGAGGAGATGCTTCCAAGAAAATAA
- the LOC135484722 gene encoding carboxypeptidase Q-like isoform X2, with protein sequence MIDDKMFFLLDCALLALFLLTSGCNCSPLLFRPHHLTSVVKEVQSNQETVDKIINLSLSGKAKSQSYNRLAEFTDTFGNRVAGSQNLENAIDYLLKNISEDGQENVHGEAVTVPKWVRGNEYAYLTSPRMYKMAILGLGSSIGTPAEGITAEAIVVNSFDELHQRAAEAKGKIVVYNEEYHGYGNTVNYRTLGAVEAAKVGGVASLIRSVTPFSINSPHTGHQDYSKDVRKIPTACITIEDAEMLARMQKRGTKIVIKFYMEAQNLPDAQSRNIVAEIVGSKYPEQVVLFGGHIDSWDVGQGAMDDGGGAFIAWQALSLIRQLGLRPKRTMRMVMFTGEEEGHFGGQAYFSAHKTDVNNYDLVMESDMGTFTPYGLTFDGSQKAKVIMQSVLDMLKRINATELKYVNNTGDNGDTGGWVNAGVPGVALLNRNENYFDFHHTNGDTITVQDPHMMDLCSAVWASVAYTVANLEEMLPRK encoded by the exons ATGATTGAtgataaaatgttttttctacTTGATTGTGCGCTTT TGGCACTGTTCCTCCTGACATCTGGATGCAACTGCAGTCCTCTCTTGTTCAGACCACATCATCTCACATCAGTCGTAAAAGAAGTTCAAAGCAATCAAG AAACAGTTGATAAGATCATTAACCTGAGCTTGAGTGGAAAAGCTAAGAGTCAATCCTACAACCGATTAGCAGAATTCACAGACACATTTGGAAATCGAGTAGCTGGATCACAAAACCTTGAAAATGCTATAG ACTACCTCCTGAAAAACATCAGTGAAGATGGTCAGGAAAATGTCCATGGTGAGGCTGTGACCGTCCCCAAATGGGTGAGAGGGAATGAGTATGCCTACCTGACCTCCCCGAGGATGTACAAGATGGCGATACTTGGCCTGGGAAGTAGCATTGGGACACCGGCAGAGGGTATTACAGCTGAAGCTATTGTAGTCAACTCATTTGATGAATTGCATCAGAGAGCAGCTGAG GCAAAAGGAAAGATTGTTGTGTACAATGAAGAGTACCATGGCTATGGAAATACTGTGAACTATAGAACTCTGGGCGCAGTGGAAGCTGCCAAGGTTGGAGGCGTGGCATCCCTCATCAGGAGTGTAACACCTTTTTCTATCAACAGTCCTCATACTGGCCACCAG GATTATTCTAAAGATGTGAGGAAGATTCCCACTGCCTGTATCACCATTGAGGATGCCGAGATGTTAGCAAGGATGCAAAAGAGAGGGACAAAAATTGTAATCAAGTTCTACATGGAAGCGCAGAACTTACCCGACGCTCAATCCAGGAACATCGTAGCAGAAATTGTTGGGTCTAAGTACCCAGAACAG GTGGTGCTATTTGGCGGCCACATAGACAGCTGGGATGTTGGTCAGGGGGCGATGGACGATGGAGGTGGTGCGTTCATTGCTTGGCAAGCCTTATCCCTCATCAGACAGCTGGGGCTCAGGCCGAAGAGAACCATGAGAATGGTCATGTTCACTGGGGAGGAGGAAGGACACTTTGGGGGACAGGCATATTTTAGTGCACATAAG acagatgtaaacaactATGATCTAGTTATGGAGTCTGACATGGGCACTTTTACACCTTATGGACTAACATTCGATG GTAGTCAAAAAGCCAAGGTCATTATGCAAAGTGTCCTGGATATGTTGAAGAGGATTAATGCCACGGAGTTGAAATATGTCAACAACACTGGGGACAATGGTGATACAGGAGGCTGGGTCAATGCTGGAGTTCCTGGTGTTGCTCTGTTGAATCGCAATGAAAATTACTTCGATTTTCATCATACTAATG GGGACACCATAACTGTCCAGGACCCGCACATGATGGATCTATGCTCTGCTGTCTGGGCATCTGTGGCTTACACAGTTGCCAACCTGGAGGAGATGCTTCCAAGAAAATAA
- the LOC135485619 gene encoding zinc finger MYND domain-containing protein 15-like, with translation MEVDEVGSNSPTDTQVDPEVIRIVSELPMEDTYWVMTQSYETLSSHGNNERLMEILDRYGNVIGRNFEDDTCPLDQQALDLICQACLQPFQGKSRKPRYLTYRHCYIPIPLSELGILNLGGEAASACPADEPVMRQCCICRMRGTEGLFFRCQGCDVVYYCSRICQEADLKQPYEMHSHRAWCAKMKEFAAKTDEMADLPFAYAAETTTQDFTVFRYREFLHKSGVLGQGLWRHEIPHHHGMPDGYPLEFGGLPEVQDPWILPVEGSILDSEKPEAKLASPLQDWKSYYEWRGLRLDSPVAIILSFPLTLYYVGTTLLIQDFPNIKPVAQNPNQCIIHVIGVEKEVDLIPAFFELGILMPDTSIEIHMVGVELSKKCDGRERTKDNVKITVHRCTYQKFFKQGNDKPDLAIGFNAGVGAYMTWAEALELLKDNNIPSYFTDYCQYSCECANGPIKGLNLGEATKPIVNPFRSPIRKFCEEQTMPWYSNGFIYRLNY, from the exons ATGGAAGTTGATGAAGTTGGCAGTAATTCTCCAACAGATACCCAGGTGGATCCAGAAGTCATCAGGATTGTGAGCGAGCTACCAATGGAGGACACATACTGGGTCATGACACAAAGTTATGAAACACTTAGCAGTCATG GGAACAACGAAAGGCTAATGGAAATTCTGGACCGCTATGGAAATGTTATTGGAAGGAACTTTGAAGATGACACCTGTCCTTTGGACCAACAAGCCCTTGATTTAATCTGTCAGGCATGCCTACAACCATTCCAGGGTAAATCAAGAAAACCTAGATACCTGACCTATAGACATTG TTACATTCCTATACCGCTGAGTGAGCTAGGCATCCTGAATCTTGGTGGAGAAGCCGCATCAGCCTGTCCAGCAGATGAACCAGTCATGAGACAATGCTGCATCTGCAGGATGAGAGGAACGGAAGGATTATTTTTCAGGTG CCAAGGTTGTGATGTTGTTTACTACTGTAGTCGAATCTGCCAGGAAGCTGACTTGAAACAGCCGTACGAGATGCACAGTCACAGAGCATGGTGTGCCAAGATGAAAGAGTTTGCAGCCAAAACAGATGAAATGGCTGACCTACCGTTTGCATATGCGGCAG AAACCACAACACAAGATTTCACTGTTTTCCGGTACAGGGAGTTCCTCCACAAGTCTGGTGTGCTGGGCCAGGGCCTTTGGCGTCATGAGATTCCACATCATCATGGCATGCCAGACGGATACCCCCTGGAATTTG GTGGTTTACCAGAGGTTCAGGACCCTTGGATCCTACCAGTCGAGGGAAGTATACTAGATAGCGAAAAACCTGAGGCCAAACTAGCGAGTCCATTACAAGACTGGAAGAGTTATTACGAGTGGCGAGGATTGCGATTAGACTCCCCTGTGGCCATAATTCTATCTTTTCCATTGACCCTGTATTATGTTGGCACAACACTGCTTATTCAAGATT TTCCCAATATCAAACCAGTCGCTCAGAACCCAAATCAGTGTATAATCCATGTGATAGGAGTGGAGAAAGAGGTCGACCTTATACCAGCATTTTTC GAACTAGGCATACTTATGCCGGACACTTCCATAGAGATTCATATGGTTGGCGTGGAGCTATCAAAGAAGTGTGATGGTCGAGAGAGGACAAAAGACAACGTCAAAATTACTGTTCATCGATGTACATATCAGAAATTCTTCAAGCAAGGCAATGACAAACCGGATTTAGCTATTG GATTCAATGCTGGAGTGGGTGCTTACATGACGTGGGCAGAAGCTCTTGAATTATTAAAG GATAACAACATTCCGTCATATTTCACCGATTATTGCCAATACAGCTGTGAATGCGCCAACGGTCCCATCAAGGGCCTCAACCTAGGAGAAGCTACCAAACCAATCGTCAATCCCTTCAGGAGCCCTATCAGGAAGTTTTGTGAGGAACAGACAATGCCCTGGTATTCAAATGGATTCATATATCGCTTAAATTACTAA
- the LOC135485620 gene encoding uncharacterized protein LOC135485620 has product MDDCNLEKLTIKPGKLSPVFKMSIIDYTVTLASNIEKLTIDYMTRDSGASCVIIGSGGSRTLSFEEGKITDVKLEVTAEDGKTTKTYLIKVKRLSAKDATLTGLKISSGKLEPDFSSDVTSYTCSLAANTTSLIVTPTAPDVKCDIKVNGAKPGDPSPLNVGDSKINVEVTSVDRSNKETYSIIATKKQVPRYVKFSDPCLALAYECPVSLSALYRPVSIRGSDPKHTFSGPIIDEFTKTSKVDPLNEMPLDSDWRIPDFELEKKMSQAVVSVPLVFGGSSDAVKFGELGGHLEKCNKTPKVQEGKFQNAADKPKHTVEIRAWEKQLHQIYDETDPDKLTKAAEDFLQKYYASLPTPGQTRRYAEGESPIDLLTNAIYCYAVAIKSKPKEARHHLNLAMVLEEKYIAEDRYGLKQEESYQAAGLNMSAQESSKDEEVDAICKLRGVGPNAPLALKLKAVDEEFHHLLDTKNPGADHVQQLYAWKAKQASQEGAAAQKATSDDSPLGQAYLKYLDALVLDDAKAVYSFHVGRFLVVQGEFDEAVKRLETALSWNANFQMARFYLGLALALKKGGPGTRAKEAIAYLQEGMELLLAKCSEEALRADDTSTTATSLAADNLMSIKNVHFLRGILQLGKLLQKNTDVKDAMTPSDVFHTAALLSSQALPTLSRGDGYQQMEWVLLDAHTLLLEQLSANPKGNEGAIKQRCERLSALVKRCTIPQNAELLSLQEKTCQKMIVTNPCNSHSLYLLGCAQLSQCENTKGDEAENLREQAMKSFKASIVLEGKPASGDAPAEVKEQKWWQDRVKAEEEKQKAVAAKATPTRGGAPPARGGATPRGGARGAPARGAPAARGRGAAAAPAKAAPVRGGAAAKPAPARGALAKAPARGAARGATTAAKPGSAAKKPSSASSTSSTHKCTSVAKVEETKPAEPAATDAPAAPTKAGPINRKTYHARLGLARALAKNTNDMEESKKYYNEVITMAPEVHDAYIEVAEMLTATDPMGAVDIYCKFPVPDEPTFDDAYIFGEIVRLTFKAEKYDHPKLAANMIALGRVMGLPILEKYVKILEDKFKNDMLMKVYAGVNGRSVDDEEMQGFFRAKCWM; this is encoded by the exons ATGGACGACTGCAATTTGGAAAAGTTGACCATCAAACCGGGCAAATTATCGCCCGTATTCAAAATGAGCATTATTGATTACACTGTGACTCTAGCTAGCAATATAGAAAAACTTACTATTGATTACATGACCCGTGATAGTGGCGCATCATGTGTTATTATA GGCAGTGGCGGTAGCAGAACCCTTTCATTTGAGGAGGGCAAAATAACCGATGTTAAACTAGAGGTAACCGCTGAAGATGGAAAGACAACTAAAACCTACCTGATCAAGGTGAAGCGTCTCTCTGCTAAAGATGCTACTCTGACGGGATTGAAAATTAGTTCCGGAAAACTTGAGCCGGATTTCAGCTCAGATGTCACATCATACACTT gtTCTTTGGCTGCCAACACTACCAGTTTGATAGTGACACCAACTGCACCAGATGTGAAATGTGACATCAAAGTGAACGGAGCAAAACCTGGCGATCCCTCGCCTCTTAATGTTGGAGATTCAAAGATTAATGTCGAAGTCACATCAGTGGATCGATCTAATAAAGAG ACATACAGCATCATAGCAACTAAGAAACAAGTTCCGAGATATGTGAAATTCTCCGACCCATGTCTGGCACTTGCCTATGAGTGTCCAGTGTCTCTGAGTGCACTTTACAGGCCCGTCTCAATCAGAGGAAGCGACCCAAAGCACACCTTCTCTGGTCCTATCATCGATGAATTCACCAAGACGTCAAAAGTTGACCCTTTGAATGAGATGCCCTTGGACAGTGATTGGCGTATACCGGATTTTGAGCTAGAGAAAAAGATGTCACAGGCTGTTGTTTCAGTACCTCTAGTGTTTGGAG GTTCTTCAGATGCAGTTAAATTTGGCGAGCTTGGAGGTCATTTAGAGAAATGCAATAAGACGCCAAAAGTTCAA gAGGGGAAGTTCCAAAATGCTGCTGACAAACCAAAGCACACTGTGGAGATACGTGCTTGGGAAAAACAACTTCACCAGATCTATGATGAAACAGACCCAGATAAGCTAACAAAAGCTGCTGAAGATTTCTTACAAAAATATTATGCATCTTTGCCTACCCCTG GACAAACGAGAAGATATGCTGAAGGTGAGTCTCCTATTGACCTGCTCACTAACGCCATCTATTGTTATGCTGTGGCAATAAAGAGCAAACCCAAAGAGGCCCGTCACCATCTAAACCTAGCCATGGTCCTTGAAGAGAAATATATAGCTGAAGATAGATATGGACTCAAACAGGAG GAATCTTATCAAGCAGCTGGTCTGAACATGTCAGCTCAGGAGAGCTCGAAGGATGAAGAAGTTGATGCAATTTGTAAGCTGCGGGGTGTTGGTCCGAATGCACCCCTGGCCCTCAAGTTGAAAGCAGTTGACGAGGAGTTCCATCATTTGTTGGACACGAAAAATCCCGGAGCTGATCACGTTCAGCAACTATATGCGTGGAAGGCTAAACAAGCCTCACAG GAAGGTGCTGCTGCCCAGAAAGCCACAAGTGATGACTCTCCACTCGGTCAAGCCTACCTAAAGTATCTCGATGCGCTGGTTCTGGATGATGCAAAGGCAGTATACAGCTTCCACGTAGGCCGTTTCTTGGTTGTTCAGGGCGAGTTTGATGAGGCGGTAAAACGGTTAGAAACGGCTTTGAGCTGGAATGCAAATTTTCAAATGGCTAG gttttatCTTGGACTTGCTCTTGCTCTGAAGAAGGGAGGCCCTGGAACAAGGGCCAAGGAAGCCATCGCCTACTTGCAGGAGGGAATGGAACTTCTTTTGGCCAAGTGTTCAGAGGAAGCACTGAGAGCTGATGATACGAG CACAACGGCAACAAGTCTTGCAGCCGATAACCTGATGTCGATCAAGAATGTTCATTTCTTGCGTGGCATACTACAGCTTGGTAAACTCCTGCAGAAAAATACGGACGTTAAGGATGCCATGACACCATCGGATGTATTCCACAC GGCGGCATTACTCTCATCCCAAGCCCTGCCCACCCTCTCACGCGGTGATGGCTACCAGCAAATGGAATGGGTCCTCCTTGATGCTCACACTCTCCTCTTAGAACAGTTATCAGCCAATCCAAAAGGGAACGAAGGTGCTATAAAACAAAGATGTGAACGGTTGTCTGCCCTGGTGAAAAGATGTACCATACCTCAAAATGCCGAGCTCCTTTCTCTTCAGGAAAAG ACTTGTCAGAAAATGATCGTGACTAACCCATGCAACAGTCACTCCCTCTATCTTCTCGGATGCGCCCAGCTTAGTCAGTGTGAGAACACCAAGGGCGACGAGGCCGAGAACCTTAGGGAACAGGCAATGAAGTCGTTTAAAGCGAGCATCGTGTTGGAGGGCAAGCCGGCATCTGGGGATGCTCCTGCAGAAGTCAAAG AGCAAAAATGGTGGCAGGATCGAGTCAAAGCTGAAGAGGAGAAACAAAAAGCTGTTGCAGCGAAGGCCACTCCAACTAGAGGAGGTGCACCCCCTGCCAGGGGTGGAGCTACGCCCCGAGGGGGTGCTAGAGGGGCTCCAGCAAGAGGGGCACCAGCAGCAAGGGGGAGAGGAGCCGCAGCTGCTCCTGCTAAGG CTGCACCAGTGAGAGGAGGTGCTGCAGCCAAACCAGCACCAGCAAGGGGAGCACTCGCTAAAGCACCAGCTAGGGGTGCAGCAAGAGGTGCAACTACGGCAGCCAAACCTGGGTCTGCAGCTAAAAAACCTTCATCGGCTTCTAGTACGTCGTCTACTCACAAGTGCACGTCTGTTGCAAAAGTAGAAG AGACTAAACCAGCTGAGCCAGCCGCCACGGATGCCCCAGCAGCACCAACCAAAGCTGGACCCATCAACAGGAAGACATATCACGCCAGGCTGGGACTGGCAAGGGCATTGGCTAAGAACACAAACGATATGGAAGAATCAAAGAAATATTATAATGAGGTCATCACCATGGCACCAGAG GTCCACGATGCGTACATTGAGGTGGCCGAAATGCTGACTGCAACAGACCCTATGGGAGCTGTAGACATCTACTGCAAGTTTCCTGTTCCTGACGAACCAACATTTGACGATGCGTACATATTTGGAGAAATAGTCCGTCTGACGTTCAAGGCGGAAAAATATGATCATCCGAAATTAGCTGCGAATATGATTGCGTTAGGGAGAGTGATGGGACTGC CGATCCTCGAAAAGTATGTCAAGATTCTCGAAGACAAGTTCAAGAACGATATGCTGATGAAGGTTTATGCTGGCGTGAACGGACGATCGGTCGATGATGAGGAGATGCAAGGATTCTTCAGGGCAAAGTGCTGGATGTGA
- the LOC135484626 gene encoding DNA polymerase alpha subunit B-like produces MTSVCEDDLLEELEMFGVNSPDASVIEQLIDLCRVHHKDAAGIVEEWVAFAQTSGINLTTLTPDIVTNFERQLQKKSMKVPKTPKMKKPEQGSFSAKKQRDTGVDADIVDELFGAYSTPGANMVKQMPKRQITPEGPPAHKRMTTLSRSPVVPFSPASFSPVSSSKSEKYSVRANIGEIVTKFGPVDRVSWKGDGTKKDIAFKLDATASLTKKYKYMFQKYSDKADVLNDMIEDMGLYLQKHYEIEEYAHVALPTQEEVTVVGRIGCDSLGKLNAKSVILEGSRETSGGRHIPVDLSEIQQFSLFTGQIVAMSGINSTGNKFVAKKVYEGIPPPMADLGPIRGSPLQFLIACGPFSTIDSLSYEPLGDLMTVIQREKPDVCIFLGPFVDIKQFEDNEYLKPENDLTDMTYEQLFHQQIYQIIQATESLQTELIFVPSSRDVHHNYIYPQPPFDIKGLNEERVHFLSDPCTFSVNNISIGLTSTDAIMHVGGEEISFYPPGSSDRLARLAKHFLLQQSFYPRYPPEESTNLDLDQFETHARINTIPHILILPSDMRGFVKDVCKSCCINPGRLAKGLVGGTYARVIVQPTDDPQNIVEKIAARVIKI; encoded by the exons atgaCTTCTGTctgtgaagatgatctgttggAAGAGTTGGAGATGTTTGGGGTGAATTCCCCTGATGCATCTGTCATAGAACAAT TGATAGACTTGTGTCGAGTTCACCACAAAGATGCAGCTGGTATCGTGGAAGAATGGGTGGCCTTTGCTCAGACGTCTGGTATAAACTTGACCACACTGACACCCGACATTGTCACCAACTTCGAAAGACAG TTGCAAAAGAAGAGCATGAAAGTCCCAAAGACGCCTAAAATGAAAAAGCCAGAGCAAGGGtcattttctgctaaaaaacaGAGAGATACTGG AGTTGATGCTGACATAGTGGATGAATTGTTTGGTGCTTATTCTACTCCTGGTGCAAACATGGTCAAG CAGATGCCCAAACGTCAGATCACACCTGAGGGCCCTCCAGCCCATAAGCGGATGACAACTCTCTCAAGGAGTCCTGTGGTCCCATTTTCTCCAGCAAGCTTCTCACCTGTAAG TTCCAGTAAATCCGAGAAATACAGTGTCAGGGCTAATATTGGAGAGATTGTGACAAAGTTTGGACCGGTTGATCGAGTTTCGTGGAAAGGGGATGGGACAAAGAAAGACATTGCCTTCAAGTTGGATGCAACAGCAAGTCTGACGAAAAAATACAAATATATGTTCCAGAAGTATAGTGACAAGGCTGATG TGCTAAATGACATGATAGAGGACATGGGCCTCTACCTTCAAAAACATTATGAAATTGAGGAATATGCTCACGTTGCATTGCCAACGCAA GAAGAAGTCACAGTAGTTGGCAGAATTGGCTGTGACAGTCTTGGGAAGCTGAATGCAAAGTCAGTCATTTTGGAGGGCTCGCGAGAGACGTCAGGCGGGCGGCACATACCGGTCGACCTCTCGGAAATCCAGCAGTTCTCGCTGTTTACAGGCCAGATTGTCGCAATGAGCGGTATCAATAGCACTGGAAATAAGTTCGTTGCAAAGAAAGTTTATGAG ggtATTCCCCCGCCTATGGCTGACCTTGGCCCGATAAGGGGTTCGCCCTTACAGTTCTTAATAGCATGTGGTCCATTCTCTACAATAGACAGCCTGTCCTATGAGCCCCTCGGTGACCTGATGACTGTGATTCAGAGGGAGAAACCTGATGTCTGTATATTT TTAGGACCATTTGTAGACATCAAACAATTTGAAGACAACGAGTACCTCAAGCCAGAAAAT GATCTTACAGATATGACGTATGAGCAGCTGTTTCACCAACAGATATATCAGATAATTCAGGCGACAGAAAGCTTGCAGACGGAGTTGATATTCGTACCATCGAGTCGAGATGTTCACCACAATTACATCTACCCACAGCCACCATTCgacataaaaggcctgaatgAAGAG AGAGTGCACTTCTTGTCAGACCCCTGCACGTTTTCCGTGAACAACATCAGTATTGGCCTGACATCAACGGATGCAATCATGCATGTTGGCGGAGAAGAAATATCATTTTA cCCTCCAGGATCATCGGATCGCTTGGCAAGATTAGCAAAGCATTTTCTCTTACAACAAAG CTTCTATCCGCGATATCCACCAGAGGAATCCACCAACTTGGATCTCGACCAATTTGAGACGCACGCCAGAATCAATACCATACCCCACATTCTCATTCTGCCCTCCGACATGAGAGGGTTTGTCAAG GACGTCTGCAAGAGCTGCTGCATCAACCCAGGACGTCTGGCTAAGGGTTTGGTAGGGGGTACCTATGCCAGGGTTATCGTCCAACCAACTGATGACCCTCAGAACATCGTTGAGAAGATAGCTGCTCGGGTGATCAAAATATAA